A single region of the Drosophila miranda strain MSH22 chromosome 2, D.miranda_PacBio2.1, whole genome shotgun sequence genome encodes:
- the LOC108156134 gene encoding bifunctional glutamate/proline--tRNA ligase: MSIKLKANINNPPISGLATAHLISGTVPVEIVWSKEETSLQFPDNRLLECHSNNDVLRALARAAPDYKLYGETAIERTQIDHWLSFSLTCEDDISWAMSFLDKSIAPVTYLVANKLTIADFALFNEMHSRYEFLASKGIPQHVQRWYDLITAQPLIQKVLQSLPEGARSSAKRVKRSPNASKEQTPAKSGERKQEGKFVDLPGAEMGKVIVRFPPEASGYLHIGHAKAALLNQYYALAFQGTLIMRFDDTNPAKETVEFENVILGDLELLQIKPDVFTHTSNYFDLMLDYCVQLLKESKAYVDDTPPEQMKLEREQRVESANRSNSVEKNLSLWQEMVNGSEAGQKCCVRAKIDMSSPNGCMRDPTIYRCKNEPHPRTGTKYKVYPTYDFACPIVDAIENVTHTLRTMEYHDRDDQFYWFIDALKLRKPYIWEYSRLNMTNTVLSKRKLTWFVDSGLVDGWDDPRFPTVRGILRRGLTVEGLREFIIAQGSSKSVVFMNWDKIWAFNKKLIDPIAPRYTALEQEKRVIVNVAGAMEEQIQVPVHPKDEALGKKTVTLGPRIYIDYVDAEALKEGENATFINWGNLLIKKVHKDGSGSITSVDAALNLENKDFKKTLKLTWLAVESDPAAYPPTFCVYFDNIISKAVLGKDEDFKQYIGHETRDEVAMLGDPELKKCKKGDIIQLQRRGFFKVDNAYAPPSPYSNVPSPIILFSIPDGHTKDVPSSGLKVNAADAKTRKKSSSPGAPASAGASNDKAAELDKLIGQQGDLVRELKTKKAAKEQVDAEVKKLLGLKADYKAATGKDWKPGQSPTPASTTAPTANANDAGSVNDSIVKQGELVRDLKGKKAAKPEIEAAVKVLLELKAQYKSLTGQDWKPGTVAPAPAPAKAAAAAPTGNDSVGNILAQITAQGDKVRELKTAKADKATIEAAVKTLLGLKADYKAATGTDWKPGTTAPAPAPAAVKVKLEKFPEPAPPPAVGTLLTKIAQQGDKIRDLKAAKSEKSLVEPEVKLLLALKGDYKSLTGQDWKPGTVAPAAATTPVATVDLTGGDSANDIASVSTKIQAQGDKIRQLKSAKAVKAAIEPEVQTLLTLKREYKTLSGKDWTPDAKAEPAVVKKEASPTAMASPAKDQLTLEINAQGEKVRAVKGGKASKEVVDAEVAKLLALKAKYKEVHGTDFPVAGRGGASGGGATKKAPKEPQPKPAKPVKKEPAADASGGAKKQTRLGLEATKEENLPDWYSQVITKGEMIEYYDVSGCYILRHWSFAIWKFIKQWFDAEITRMGVKECYFPIFVSKAVLEKEKTHIADFAPEVAWVTKSGDSDLAEPIAVRPTSETVMYPAYAKWIQSYRDLPIRLNQWNNVVRWEFKHPQPFLRTREFLWQEGHTAFASQEEAVKEVLDILDLYALVYTHLLAIPVVKGRKTEKEKFAGGDYTTTVEAFISASGRAIQGATSHHLGQNFSKMFEIVYEDPETQQKKYVFQNSWGITTRTIGVMVMVHADNQGLVLPPNVACIQAIVVPCGITVNTKDEERAQLLDACKTLEQTLVGAGVRCEGDYRDNYSPGWKFNHWELKGVPLRLEVGPKDLKAQQLVAVRRDTGEKITLPLADVEKKIPALLETIHGSMLAKAQADLTSHTKTVKSWSDFCVFLEQKNILLAPFCGETPCEDNIKADSARDEEAEPGAPSMGAKSLCIPFDQPAPIAASDLCIHPGCTNKPKFYTLFGRSY; the protein is encoded by the exons ATGTCAATAAAGCTCAAAGCAAACATCAACAATCCGCCTATAA GTGGGCTGGCAACGGCGCATCTTATCAGCGGAACGGTGCCAGTGGAGATAGTCTGGAGCAAGGAGGAGACCTCTCTGCAGTTCCCGGACAACCGCCTGCTGGAGTGCCACTCCAACAACGATGTTCTGCGCGCCCTGGCCCGTGCCGCTCCCGACTACAAGCTGTATGGCGAGACGGCCATCGAGCGCACACAGATCGACCATTGGCTGTCCTTTTCGCTAACGTGCGAGGACGACATCTCGTGGGCCATGTCCTTCCTGGACAAGTCGATTGCGCCGGTCACCTATCTGGTGGCCAACAAGCTGACCATCGCCGACTTTGCCCTCTTCAACGAGATGCACTCGCGCTATGAGTTCCTCGCCTCCAAGGGCATTCCCCAGCATGTCCAGCGCTGGTATGACCTGATCACTGCCCAGCCTCTGATCCAGAAGGTGCTGCAGTCGCTGCCGGAGGGGGCCCGCTCATCGGCCAAGCGTGTGAAGCGCAGTCCTAACGCCTCCAAGGAGCAGACGCCTGCCAAGAGCGGAGAGCGCAAGCAGGagggcaaatttgtggatctTCCCGGCGCCGAGATGGGCAAGGTTATTGTCCGCTTTCCCCCAGAGGCTTCGGGCTACCTGCATATCGGACACGCCAAGGCGGCGCTGCTCAATCAGTACTACGCCCTGGCCTTCCAGGGCACACTCATCATGCGCTTCGACGACACCAATCCGGCCAAGGAGACGGTCGAGTTCGAGAATGTCATTCTTGGCGACCTGGAGCTGCTCCAGATCAAGCCGGATGTCTTCACGCACACCTCCAACTACTTCGATCTGATGCTGGACTACTGCGTCCAATTGCTGAAGGAGAGCAAGGCATATGTGGACGACACACCGCCGGAGCAGATGAAGCTGGAGCGCGAACAGCGCGTGGAGTCGGCCAATCGATCCAACT CTGTAGAGAAGAATCTGTCGTTGTGGCAGGAGATGGTCAATGGCTCGGAGGCCGGACAGAAGTGTTGCGTGCGGGCCAAGATCGACATGTCCTCGCCGAATGGCTGCATGCGTGATCCCACCATCTATCGCTGCAAGAACGAACCGCATCCACGGACAGGCACCAAATACAA GGTCTATCCAACATATGACTTTGCCTGCCCCATAGTCGATGCCATCGAGAATGTTACCCACACGCTGCGCACCATGGAGTACCACGATCGCGATGACCAGTTTTATTGGTTCATCGATGCGCTGAAGCTGCGCAAGCCGTACATCTGGGAATACAGTCGCTTGAACATGACCAACACGGTGCTGTCGAAGCGCAAGCTCACGTGGTTCGTGGACTCTGGATTGGTGGACGGCTGGGATGATCCTCGCTTCCCCACAGTGCGTGGAATTCTGCGGCGCGGTCTAACCGTCGAGGGCCTCAGGGAGTTTATCATTGCCCAGGGCAGCAGCAAGTCCGTGGTGTTCATGAATTGGGATAAGATCTGGGCGTTCAACAAGAAGCTGATCGATCCCATTGCTCCCCGTTACACGGCCCTCGAGCAGGAGAAGCGTGTGATTGTGAATGTGGCGGGGGCCATGGAGGAGCAGATCCAAGTGCCTGTCCATCCCAAGGATGAAGCGCTGGGTAAGAAGACTGTGACCCTTGGCCCACGTATCTACATCGATTACGTGGATGCCGAAGCCCTGAAGGAGGGCGAGAATGCCACCTTCATCAACTGGGGAAATCTGCTAATCAAGAAAGTCCACAAGGATGGCTCCGGCAGCATCACGTCCGTGGATGCCGCTCTCAATTTGGAAAACAAGGACTTCAAGAAGACCCTCAAGCTGACGTGGTTGGCGGTGGAATCCGACCCCGCTGCCTATCCACCCACCTTCTGTGTCTATTTCGACAACATCATCAGCAAGGCTGTCCTGGGCAAGGACGAGGACTTCAAGCAGTATATTGGACACGAGACACGCGACGAGGTCGCCATGCTGGGCGATCCCGAGCTGAAGAAGTGCAAAAAGGGCGACATCATCCAGCTGCAGCGTCGTGGCTTCTTCAAGGTGGACAATGCCTATGCTCCGCCCAGCCCCTACTCGAATGTCCCCTCGCCCATCATCCTGTTCTCCATTCCCGATGGCCATACCAAGGATGTGCCCAGCTCTGGCCTGAAGGTCAATGCTGCGGATGCCAAGACAAGG AAAAAGTCATCCTCTCCTGGTGCCCCTGCATCCGCTGGAGCCTCAAACGACAAGGCTGCGGAACTGGACAAACTGATTGGCCAACAAGGCGATTTGGTGCGTGAACTGAAGACTAAGAAGGCCGCCAAGGAGCAAGTCGATGCTGAGGTGAAAAAGCTGCTCGGCCTGAAGGCGGACTACAAGGCAGCCACTGGCAAGGACTGGAAACCAGGCCAATCACCTACCCCAGCCTCCACTACTGCTCCGACGGCCAATGCCAACGACGCGGGATCCGTCAACGACAGCATAGTCAAGCAGGGAGAACTAGTGCGCGACCTCAAGGGCAAAAAGGCGGCCAAGCCAGAGATTGAGGCTGCTGTCAAGGTGCTTCTAGAGCTGAAAGCTCAGTACAAATCCCTTACCGGACAGGACTGGAAACCAGGCACTGTAGCACCCGCTCCAGCACCAGCtaaagctgctgctgctgctccaacTGGCAACGATTCGGTGGGGAACATCCTAGCCCAGATCACGGCCCAAGGCGACAAAGTACGAGAACTGAAAACAGCCAAAGCCGATAAGGCCACCATCGAAGCAGCCGTGAAGACGCTGCTCGGCCTGAAGGCAGACTACAAGGCAGCCACTGGCACCGACTGGAAGCCAGGCACcacagccccagctccagccccggCGGCAGTCAAAGTCAAGCTGGAAAAGTTCCCGGAGCCGGCTCCCCCCCCAGCAGTGGGCACATTGCTGACGAAGATCGCACAGCAGGGCGACAAGATTCGTGATCTAAAAGCAGCCAAGTCGGAGAAGTCACTGGTGGAACCAGAAGTcaagctgctgctggcccTTAAGGGGGATTACAAGTCGCTGACGGGACAAGACTGGAAACCAGGCACTGTGGCACCAGCTGCAGCTACCACTCCAGTGGCTACAGTCGACCTGACGGGAGGAGACTCTGCGAACGACATTGCCTCCGTTTCGACGAAGATCCAGGCCCAGGGCGACAAGATACGTCAACTAAAGTCGGCGAAGGCAGTGAAGGCCGCCATTGAACCCGAAGTGCAGACCCTGCTGACACTCAAAAGAGAATACAAGACGCTGAGCGGCAAGGATTGGACTCCTGACGCCAAGGCAGAGCCCGCAGTCGTGAAAAAGGAAGCTAGTCCCACGGCGATGGCATCCCCAGCCAAGGATCAGCTAACACTGGAAATCAATGCCCAGGGTGAAAAGGTGAGAGCGGTGAAGGGTGGCAAGGCATCCAAGGAGGTGGTGGATGCGGAAGTGGCCAAGCTGCTGGCTCTGAAGGCCAAGTACAAGGAAGTCCACGGCACGGACTTCCCCGTGGCCGGACGTGGAGGCGCTAGCGGCGGTGGAGCTACGAAAAAGGCGCCCAAGGAGCCGCAACCGAAGCCGGCCAAGCCTGTCAAGAAGGAACCAGCGGCAGATGCATCTGGTGGTGCCAAGAAGCAGACACGCTTGGGCCTTGAGGCCACCAAGGAGGAGAATCTGCCCGATTGGTACTCGCAGGTGATCACCAAGGGCGAGATGATCGAGTACTACGATGTGTCTGGATGCTACATCCTGCGCCACTGGTCCTTTGCCATCTGGAAGTTCATCAAGCAGTGGTTCGATGCCGAGATCACGCGCATGGGCGTCAAGGAGTGCTACTTCCCCATCTTCGTGTCGAAGGCGGTACTCGAGAAGGAGAAGACGCACATTGCGGACTTTGCCCCCGAAGTGGCATGGGTCACGAAATCTGGCGATTCGGATTTGGCCGAACCCATTGCCGTGCGTCCCACCTCCGAGACTGTGATGTATCCCGCCTACGCCAAGTGGATACAGTCTTACAGAGATCTACCCATCCGCCTCAATCAGTGGAACAATGTTGTG CGTTGGGAATTCAAGCATCCGCAGCCATTCCTCCGTACCCGCGAGTTCCTCTGGCAGGAGGGGCACACGGCGTTTGCCAGCCAGGAGGAGGCCGTCAAGGAGGTGCTGGACATTCTCGATCTGTATGCTCTGGTCTACACGCATCTGCTGGCCATACCCGTGGTGAAGGGCCGCAAGACCGAGAAGGAGAAGTTTGCGGGCGGCGACTACACCACCACCGTAGAGGCCTTCATATCTGCTTCGGGCCGTGCCATCCAGGGCGCCACCAGCCATCATCTGGGGCAGAACTTCTCCAAGATGTTCGAGATCGTCTACGAGGACCCGGAAACGCAGCAAAAGAAGTATGTCTTCCAGAACTCCTGGGGGATCACTACCCGCACCATCGGTGTGATGGTCATGGTGCATGCTGATAACCAGGGCCTTGTGCTGCCTCCCAATGTGGCCTGCATCCAGGCGATCGTTGTGCCCTGCGGCATCACCGTCAACACCAAAGACGAGGAGCGTGCTCAGCTGCTGGATGCCTGCAAGACGCTCGAACAGACACTGGTCGGTGCAGGTGTGCGCTGCGAGGGCGACTACCGCGATAACTACTCGCCCGGGTGGAAGTTCAACCACTGGGAGCTGAAGGGAGTGCCGTTGCGCCTCGAGGTGGGTCCCAAGGACCTGAAGGCCCAGCAGCTGGTGGCCGTGCGTCGCGACACCGGCGAGAAGATCACCCTGCCCCTGGCCGATGTGGAGAAGAAGATCCCCGCTCTCCTCGAGACCATCCACGGAAGCATGCTGGCCAAGGCACAGGCGGATCTTACCAGCCACACGAAGACCGTCAAGAGCTGGTCGGACTTTTGCGTCTTCCTCGAGCAGAAGAACATCCTGCTGGCGCCCTTCTGCGGCGAGACACCCTGCGAGGACAACATCAAGGCGGACAGTGCCCGGGACGAGGAGGCCGAGCCCGGTGCTCCCTCTATGGGTGCCAAATCCCTGTGCATACCCTTCGACCAGCCAGCCCCCATTGCGGCCAGCGACTTGTGCATCCATCCCGGCTGCACCAACAAGCCCAAGTTCTACACGCTCTTCGGGCGCAGCTATTAA
- the LOC108156952 gene encoding AP-1 complex subunit sigma-2 isoform X4: MMLFMLLFSRQGKLRLQKWYMAYPDKVKKKITRELVTTILARKPKMCSFLEWKDCKIVYKRYASLYFCCAIEQNDNELLTLEIIHRYVELLDKYFGSVCELDIIFNFEKAYFILDELLIGGEIQETSKKNVLKAIASQDLLQELNPNQSQN, translated from the exons ATG ATGCTTTTCATGCTGCTGTTCAGTCGGCAGGGCAAGCTACGGCTGCAGAAGTGGTACATGGCCTATCCAGATAAGGTGAAAAAGAAGATCACCCGCGAGCTAGTGACCACGATACTGGCCCGCAAGCCCAAGATGTGCTCGTTCCTGGAGTGGAAGGACTGCAAAATCGTATACAAGAG ATATGCCAGCTTGTACTTCTGTTGCGCCATCGAGCAGAACGACAATGAGTTGTTGACCCTAGAGATCATCCATCGCTATGTGGAGCTGCTGGATAAGTACTTTGGCAGC GTTTGCGAGCTGGACATCATATTCAATTTCGAGAAGGCGTATTTCATTCTCGATGAGCTGCTAATTGGCGGCGAGATCCAGGAGACATCGAAGAAGAATGTACTTAAAGCGATTGCCTCACAGGATCTGCTACAAGAG CTAAACCCGAACCAAAGCCAAAACTGA
- the LOC108156952 gene encoding AP-1 complex subunit sigma-2 isoform X3 — MLFMLLFSRQGKLRLQKWYMAYPDKVKKKITRELVTTILARKPKMCSFLEWKDCKIVYKRYASLYFCCAIEQNDNELLTLEIIHRYVELLDKYFGSVCELDIIFNFEKAYFILDELLIGGEIQETSKKNVLKAIASQDLLQEDETPQSFFDDHGLG; from the exons ATGCTTTTCATGCTGCTGTTCAGTCGGCAGGGCAAGCTACGGCTGCAGAAGTGGTACATGGCCTATCCAGATAAGGTGAAAAAGAAGATCACCCGCGAGCTAGTGACCACGATACTGGCCCGCAAGCCCAAGATGTGCTCGTTCCTGGAGTGGAAGGACTGCAAAATCGTATACAAGAG ATATGCCAGCTTGTACTTCTGTTGCGCCATCGAGCAGAACGACAATGAGTTGTTGACCCTAGAGATCATCCATCGCTATGTGGAGCTGCTGGATAAGTACTTTGGCAGC GTTTGCGAGCTGGACATCATATTCAATTTCGAGAAGGCGTATTTCATTCTCGATGAGCTGCTAATTGGCGGCGAGATCCAGGAGACATCGAAGAAGAATGTACTTAAAGCGATTGCCTCACAGGATCTGCTACAAGAG GATGAGACCCCGCAGAGTTTCTTCGATGATCATGGCCTGGGATAA
- the LOC108156952 gene encoding AP-1 complex subunit sigma-2 isoform X2 → MMLFMLLFSRQGKLRLQKWYMAYPDKVKKKITRELVTTILARKPKMCSFLEWKDCKIVYKRYASLYFCCAIEQNDNELLTLEIIHRYVELLDKYFGSVCELDIIFNFEKAYFILDELLIGGEIQETSKKNVLKAIASQDLLQEDEAVEGTLRDIGLL, encoded by the exons ATG ATGCTTTTCATGCTGCTGTTCAGTCGGCAGGGCAAGCTACGGCTGCAGAAGTGGTACATGGCCTATCCAGATAAGGTGAAAAAGAAGATCACCCGCGAGCTAGTGACCACGATACTGGCCCGCAAGCCCAAGATGTGCTCGTTCCTGGAGTGGAAGGACTGCAAAATCGTATACAAGAG ATATGCCAGCTTGTACTTCTGTTGCGCCATCGAGCAGAACGACAATGAGTTGTTGACCCTAGAGATCATCCATCGCTATGTGGAGCTGCTGGATAAGTACTTTGGCAGC GTTTGCGAGCTGGACATCATATTCAATTTCGAGAAGGCGTATTTCATTCTCGATGAGCTGCTAATTGGCGGCGAGATCCAGGAGACATCGAAGAAGAATGTACTTAAAGCGATTGCCTCACAGGATCTGCTACAAGAG GACGAAGCCGTTGAGGGCACTTTAAGAGATATTGGACTACTCTAA
- the LOC108156952 gene encoding AP-1 complex subunit sigma-2 isoform X5: MMLFMLLFSRQGKLRLQKWYMAYPDKVKKKITRELVTTILARKPKMCSFLEWKDCKIVYKRYASLYFCCAIEQNDNELLTLEIIHRYVELLDKYFGSVCELDIIFNFEKAYFILDELLIGGEIQETSKKNVLKAIASQDLLQEDFNEYLN; the protein is encoded by the exons ATG ATGCTTTTCATGCTGCTGTTCAGTCGGCAGGGCAAGCTACGGCTGCAGAAGTGGTACATGGCCTATCCAGATAAGGTGAAAAAGAAGATCACCCGCGAGCTAGTGACCACGATACTGGCCCGCAAGCCCAAGATGTGCTCGTTCCTGGAGTGGAAGGACTGCAAAATCGTATACAAGAG ATATGCCAGCTTGTACTTCTGTTGCGCCATCGAGCAGAACGACAATGAGTTGTTGACCCTAGAGATCATCCATCGCTATGTGGAGCTGCTGGATAAGTACTTTGGCAGC GTTTGCGAGCTGGACATCATATTCAATTTCGAGAAGGCGTATTTCATTCTCGATGAGCTGCTAATTGGCGGCGAGATCCAGGAGACATCGAAGAAGAATGTACTTAAAGCGATTGCCTCACAGGATCTGCTACAAGAG GACTTCAATGAGTATCTGAACTAG
- the LOC108156952 gene encoding AP-1 complex subunit sigma-2 isoform X1, whose protein sequence is MMLFMLLFSRQGKLRLQKWYMAYPDKVKKKITRELVTTILARKPKMCSFLEWKDCKIVYKRYASLYFCCAIEQNDNELLTLEIIHRYVELLDKYFGSVCELDIIFNFEKAYFILDELLIGGEIQETSKKNVLKAIASQDLLQEDETPQSFFDDHGLG, encoded by the exons ATG ATGCTTTTCATGCTGCTGTTCAGTCGGCAGGGCAAGCTACGGCTGCAGAAGTGGTACATGGCCTATCCAGATAAGGTGAAAAAGAAGATCACCCGCGAGCTAGTGACCACGATACTGGCCCGCAAGCCCAAGATGTGCTCGTTCCTGGAGTGGAAGGACTGCAAAATCGTATACAAGAG ATATGCCAGCTTGTACTTCTGTTGCGCCATCGAGCAGAACGACAATGAGTTGTTGACCCTAGAGATCATCCATCGCTATGTGGAGCTGCTGGATAAGTACTTTGGCAGC GTTTGCGAGCTGGACATCATATTCAATTTCGAGAAGGCGTATTTCATTCTCGATGAGCTGCTAATTGGCGGCGAGATCCAGGAGACATCGAAGAAGAATGTACTTAAAGCGATTGCCTCACAGGATCTGCTACAAGAG GATGAGACCCCGCAGAGTTTCTTCGATGATCATGGCCTGGGATAA